The Salinirubrum litoreum genome segment CACCAGCATGATCCCCATCGAGACGAGGATCCCGAGCGGCAGGTTGCGGTCGGGGTTCTGCACCTCCTCGGCGACGCTGGCGATCTTGGTCACCCCGGCGTACGAGACGAAGACGAACGCCGCCGCGGTGACGATGCCGTCCGGTCCCTCGCTGGCGAACGGCTGAAAGCGCGCAGACTCGACGGCGAAGCCCGCATTGAGGACGTACGCCGCCAGCGCGACGACGACCGCAGTGACGATGACCGCCTGTGCCTTCCCGCTCTGTTTCGTCCCGACGATGTTGAGCACGACGATGAGTACGGCGAGTCCGAGTGCGACGACCTTCACCAGTCCGCCCGACAGCGGCACGAGCAACAGGAGGTACGCGCCGAGCCCGACCAGCGCGAAGGAACTCTTGAAGACGAGCGAGAACCACGCACCGATTCCGGCGACGGTGCCGAACAGCGGCCCCATCGCGCGGTCGATGTAGAGGTACGTGCCGCCGGATTCCGGCATCGCGGTCGCCATCTCGGCTTTCGACAGCGCCGCCGGCAGGACCACGAGGCCGGCGAGGACGTACGCGACGATCACCGCCGGCCCGGCCTTCGTGAGACCCAGTGCGGGGAGAACGAAGATGCCGCTCCCGATCATCGCGCCCATGCTGATCGTGATCGTCGCGTACAGGCCCAGGTCGCGTTCCAGATCCTCGCTCATACGATCACGACTCCTCGACGTTCCGGACGACGAACGCCGGGTCGTCGGAGTCGGCAGTCACCTGCGCGGGGACACTCCCGAAGATGCGATCCACCAGCGAGGGCTCCGTCTCGCCCAGCACGATGAGGTCGTACGCGTCACCGAGGTCGACGATACTCCGACCAACGTCGCCGCCTTCGGCCAGTTGCTGGTCGACACGCTCGGGGGCGATGCCGGCGTCCGCGAGGTACTCGGCCGCGTCGGCGAGAATTTGCTCGCCCGGCAGGCGGTCGGAGTCGTCGCCGGCGTGAAACAGGGTGACGGTCGCGTCGGTCGCGGTCAGCAGTTCCACGACGAACGAGAGGATGCGGTCGAAGTTCGTCTCGCCTCTGAGCGGGACGAAGACGGTCTCGACGGCGGTCGCCTCGCCCGGCGTCAGAATCACGTCGCAGTCCTCCTCGATGGCGACGCGGTCGATCGTCTTCTCGCGGGCCTTGCCGAACACGAGCCGTGTCGTCACGGGGATACCGGCGTCCGCGAAGGGGCGGGCCAACGCGTCGACTTCCGCGCTGGCCTCGGCCTCGAACTGGTCGCGTGCCACCGACGGCGGCGTCTGTTCGGGCAGGCCGTAGTGGCCGAGGACGACGGCCTCTATCTCGGTCAACGTCTCGATCAACACCGACGGAAGCGGGTCGGCGTCTGGCAACTCGAACGGGACGAGCACTCTGTGGGTCGTGGTCATTGCTGATCGGCTCCTGAACCGTGGTCGGCTTCGCGTCGGACGGCTGACCGAACCGACTGCTGTGACAGCGCGATGCCACCGACGGCGGGCGCTGAAGACACCCACAGGTTGGGACTGCCTCACATGAACATTGGGGTGGGACGGGAGACCCCGTCTCCCCGCACTCGCCGAGATGCTCGAGCGGGCTCTGTGATGACTCGCGTCGTCGTCACGCTCGCTCCCGTCGTGGTCACCCTCGCTCCAGTCGTCGTCACGCTCGCTCCAGTCGTCGTCACGCTCGCTCCCGTCGCTCCTCTTCGGTGACGGCACCGACCGGGTGGCGGCCGGGTCGGTCCGGGACTGGTCGGCCGACGCCCACCGACCGACGAGGAGTGGGTCGCACCCGCTGTCGACGCTCGGCGACGCATCGACAGCAGATGTATCCCGTGTCGGGACCACTGTCACGGCATGACACCCTCCACGCCTCCGGACGACTCGCGCGTGGGAGACGCGAGTGCCTACCTCTCCCGGATCGCGGTCTCGCCCGCCGAGGTCGGCGACGCTGATCTCGACACGCTCGCGCGTCTCCAGCGTGCACACGTCACGTCGGTCCCCTTCGAGACGTTCTCGATCAACGGCGATCCGGTCTCGGGGCGGGCCGGCGGTGGCGTCTCGTTGTCGCCCACACGACTCTACGAGAAGGTCGTTGAGCAGGAACGCGGCGGGTTCTGTTTCGAGTTGAACGGCGCGTTCGGCTGGCTGTTGGACGCCCTCGGCTTCGAGGTGACGCGGCTGGCCGCCCGGATGGTCGGTGCCATCGAACTGCCGGCGAACCACCACCCACTGCTCGTCACGCTCGACAGGCCGTACCTCGTCGACGTCGGGATGGGACAGCCGATGCTCCGCGCGCCACTCCCGCTCACGCCGACAGAGTCGCCGCCGACCGACGAGGCCGGCGTCCAGTGGCGCGTCGTCGGGAGCGACCGGCCGGACGCCGAGTACCTCCTCCAGTACCGCACGGACGAGTCGTGGCAGGACCGGTACGTCTTCGACACGACGCCGCGATCGCTGTCGTACTTCGCCGCGACCTGTGAGTACCTCCAGTCGGCCCCGGAGTCCGGCTTCGTCGGCACCCCCTCGGTGACGATGGCGACCCCGGACGGGTCGGTGAAGCTCACGCCGGAGACGTTCTCCGAGACGCGCGGCGGCGAGACCGAGGAACGAGCGGTCACGGCGGAGGCGTATCACGACCTGCTCGCCGAGACGTTCGGGATCGTGTTCCCGGCCGACGAGACGGTCGACCTGTGAGCCGTCGCCAGATCGACCGGCCGGGAGACGTGGGGTGTACTCGTCGCTCGATTACGACATCGAGGTCCGCCCGAACGACTCCGAGGACGCCGTCCTGAGTCGCCCCGGCATCGACTTCGACGGCGCGACCGCCCACACAGTCCTCGCAACCGGGGCGCTGGCCGACGAGAGTCTGGACGCGATGATCGTGTCCGACTACGTCTGGGCCGACGACCGGATGCCCGCCGCGAGGTAAGCGGCGAGCGTCCGACCGATCGACGTATCGACGCCGACATTCGCGCTCACAGCGCGCCGTTCTGGGAGGCTGCAACGCCGATTTTCTGGCTGTATAAATAAAGGGCCGAACACCTACGGGCCGTTCTCAGCGGGATAGAATCGTCCCGACCCCCTACTTGACGGGGATTCTTACGACGGAGTGTGATGAGTGATCCCATCGGAGCACCTGGGACGGGCGTGTCGCGCCGTGAATTTCTCGCAGCCACCGGCACTGCCGGCGCTGGCGTCCTCGCTGGCTGTCAGGCACCGACGGATCAGGGGAGCGTGCAAGAGCAGTCCACCACCTCGGCCGCACGCCAGCAGAACCTCCCGACGACCAGTCCCCCGGAGGTCGTCAACGTCGACGAACAGGGCGGGTCGGTCACGCTGAAGACCCAACCGGCGTTCCACGAGGTACACCCGCTGGAGACGATGGGTGGCCCGGTCGAACTCCCGCGCGTGTGGGCCTTCCAGGCCGACGACCGGGATCCGAGCGTCCCCGGGCCGATCATCCGGACCACCGAGGGCGAGGACATGGAGGTCACGCTGGACAACACCGAGGGGATGCGCGCACACACCGTCCACTTCCACGGCGTCCAGAAGGCGTGGAAAGACGACGGCGTCCCCACGACGACCGGGATCACGGTCGACCCTGGCGAGAAGCACACCTACTCCATCCCCGCGAACGTACCGGGGACGCACGTCTACCACTGTCACTTCCAGACGCACCGCCACATCGACATGGGGATGTACGGCATCTTCCGCGTCGATCCGAAGGGGTACGAACCGGCCGACAAGGAGTACTTCATGACGATGAAGGACTGGGACTCCCGGCTCAACCGCATGATGGCCGGCGAGGACGCCTCCTACAGTCCCCGGACCCGGAAGCCGGACGTGTTCACCATCAACGGGAAGTCCGCGCCTCGGACGCTCCACCCCGAGAAAGGGTCGCCGCTGATCGTCGAGCAGGGCGACACGGTGCGGGTCCACTGGGTCAACGGCGGCTACATGAACCACCCACTGCACATCCACAACCACCGCTTCCAGCGTGTCGAGAAGGACGGCGGCGTGATCCCCGAGTCCGCCCGGTACGACATGGACATCTGTGACCTCGCGCCCGCAGAACGCCACACGATCGAGTTCACCGCCGATTCACAACCTGGCATCTACCTGATGCACTGTCACAAGGTGAACCACGTGATGAACGGGAGCTTCTACCCCGGCGGGATGCTCTCGGGCATCGTCTACAAGCAGGTGATGGACACCGACATCTTCGCACAGTTGATGGAGTACGCGGGGTACGAGGTCTGACGACGCACACGAGCCACAACTATGTCATCACCACACACCGACCCGACACTCACGCGGCGGACGCTACTGCGCGGTGCCACCGGTGCGACGGCCGCGAGTCTCGCCGCGACCGCCGCGACGCCAGTCGCCGGACAGGAGGACAGTGAACCGAACTACGGCGGCTGGTTCGACACCGTGTCGAACTACGACGGCACCGTCGACAAGCGCGGCCAGTCCGAGGTCACGATCACGGTCGGCGCGGAGGGGAACAACGGGAACTACGCCTTCGGGCCGGCCGCAGTCAGGGTCGACCCCGGTACCACGGTCGTCTGGGAGTGGTCCGGGAAGGGCAACGCGCACAACGTCGTCGCCGAGGACGGCTCCTTCGAGAGCGAACTGAGCACCGAGGCCGGCCACACCTACGAGCAGACGTTCGAGGAGACGGGCCTCGTCAAGTACGCCTGCCTCCCGCACAAGGCGATGGGGATGAAGGGCGCAGTCGTCGTCGGTGACCCCGGCCAGATCGGTGGGAGCGGCGGCGGTCAGTCCGAGCAGTCGACCGGACCGGAGTACGGCGGCTGGTTCGAGAACGTCGGCAACTTCGACGGGACGGCCGACAGGACCGGCGAGTCGGAGATCACGATCACGGTCGGCGCGGAGGGGAACAACGGCACCTACGCGTTCGACCCGCCGGCGGTCCGCGTCGATCCGGGGACGACGGTCGTCTGGGAGTGGTCCGGGAAGGGCAACGCGCACAACGTCGTCGCCGAGGACGGCTCCTTCGAGAGCGAGTTGACCACCGACGCGGGCCACACCTTCGAGCAGACGTTCGAGGCGACGGGTGTCTACAAGTACGCCTGCGTCCCTCACGAGATGATGGGGATGAAGGGCGTAGTCGTGGTCGGTGGACGCGGCTCCGGGGGCGGCGCCGGCGAGTCGTCCGGCTACGACTTCGAGGACCTGTTCGCGCTCGGCAGTGGCCTCGGACTCGTCGGTGCGCTGTTCGCCACGTTCGCGCTCGGCTCTCGAAACAGTGTCGGCGGTCCCGAGGACCACTCGTAGCCCGATCCGACCGGGTCGTTCACGTCGACGACCCCCCAGCCCCGACGATGCAACGACGGTTCGTCACTCGGCCCGTTCACCTCGTTACTCGGCCCGTTCGCCGGGAGTCGCACGCTCGGGCGGGCAGAAATTCTATCGTTTCGTCGAGTACGCGAACGGACGGGTGGTGTCGAGCAGATTCCTCCGATCGTCTGTGGAGAGACCAGTTTCTCGACGGGAGCGGTTCACCTGCCGGGTGCAGACACGGTAGTTCGGCACGAACGGAACGCGAAGACGGATCCCCTCGGCAGTCGAGCATAAACGTACCAGCTATCAAAGTAGTATGTATTTCTTGGATTACTCTCGGGCAGAGCGACTCGCTGAACTGACCGTCCAGAATTGATCTGGATCGCCAAACCTATTTTGTTCGCAGACAGAGGCCTTCTCTGTCGTCTACGCCGACCGACCGTCGTCTCGATGTCACGCCGTTCGAGTAATTTCGATAGAATAGAAGCAAACCAGATTTCGACTCGTAACTCGTACTATATTGACCGAGATACGCATTGTATCGTCTGGAAATAGTGGCATAGCCGTCACTCTATCGAGAAATTGTGTTCGACTATTGGGCCGTCTCCGGAAAACTAATTTTTTTGGTATATATTGAGTAGTATCAGATATCAGTTATATAAGACAGTCTCATATCGGGCGAGTGCGCTCGGGAGGGAGACGACATCGTCGGAGGGTGTCCTCGGCCGGGAA includes the following:
- a CDS encoding APC family permease — its product is MSEDLERDLGLYATITISMGAMIGSGIFVLPALGLTKAGPAVIVAYVLAGLVVLPAALSKAEMATAMPESGGTYLYIDRAMGPLFGTVAGIGAWFSLVFKSSFALVGLGAYLLLLVPLSGGLVKVVALGLAVLIVVLNIVGTKQSGKAQAVIVTAVVVALAAYVLNAGFAVESARFQPFASEGPDGIVTAAAFVFVSYAGVTKIASVAEEVQNPDRNLPLGILVSMGIMLVLYALVVAAVVGLNDPEPLSTTGPNGGPSLTPMADGAGQLFAGFGVVAVSLVAVLALTSMANAGVLASSRFPLAMSRDSLAPQRLARVSRRFKTPRNAILLTGGLLAALIAFVPVVELAKLASAFQILVFAIVNVALIVFRRSGVDSYDPSFRAPAYPYLQIAGVIGGFALLTQMGTLPILGAAGIIVGGVGWYLLYGRSRTDREGALGVILARRREEEPVSSD
- a CDS encoding universal stress protein; its protein translation is MTTTHRVLVPFELPDADPLPSVLIETLTEIEAVVLGHYGLPEQTPPSVARDQFEAEASAEVDALARPFADAGIPVTTRLVFGKAREKTIDRVAIEEDCDVILTPGEATAVETVFVPLRGETNFDRILSFVVELLTATDATVTLFHAGDDSDRLPGEQILADAAEYLADAGIAPERVDQQLAEGGDVGRSIVDLGDAYDLIVLGETEPSLVDRIFGSVPAQVTADSDDPAFVVRNVEES
- a CDS encoding arylamine N-acetyltransferase family protein gives rise to the protein MTPSTPPDDSRVGDASAYLSRIAVSPAEVGDADLDTLARLQRAHVTSVPFETFSINGDPVSGRAGGGVSLSPTRLYEKVVEQERGGFCFELNGAFGWLLDALGFEVTRLAARMVGAIELPANHHPLLVTLDRPYLVDVGMGQPMLRAPLPLTPTESPPTDEAGVQWRVVGSDRPDAEYLLQYRTDESWQDRYVFDTTPRSLSYFAATCEYLQSAPESGFVGTPSVTMATPDGSVKLTPETFSETRGGETEERAVTAEAYHDLLAETFGIVFPADETVDL
- a CDS encoding multicopper oxidase domain-containing protein, producing the protein MSDPIGAPGTGVSRREFLAATGTAGAGVLAGCQAPTDQGSVQEQSTTSAARQQNLPTTSPPEVVNVDEQGGSVTLKTQPAFHEVHPLETMGGPVELPRVWAFQADDRDPSVPGPIIRTTEGEDMEVTLDNTEGMRAHTVHFHGVQKAWKDDGVPTTTGITVDPGEKHTYSIPANVPGTHVYHCHFQTHRHIDMGMYGIFRVDPKGYEPADKEYFMTMKDWDSRLNRMMAGEDASYSPRTRKPDVFTINGKSAPRTLHPEKGSPLIVEQGDTVRVHWVNGGYMNHPLHIHNHRFQRVEKDGGVIPESARYDMDICDLAPAERHTIEFTADSQPGIYLMHCHKVNHVMNGSFYPGGMLSGIVYKQVMDTDIFAQLMEYAGYEV
- a CDS encoding halocyanin domain-containing protein codes for the protein MSSPHTDPTLTRRTLLRGATGATAASLAATAATPVAGQEDSEPNYGGWFDTVSNYDGTVDKRGQSEVTITVGAEGNNGNYAFGPAAVRVDPGTTVVWEWSGKGNAHNVVAEDGSFESELSTEAGHTYEQTFEETGLVKYACLPHKAMGMKGAVVVGDPGQIGGSGGGQSEQSTGPEYGGWFENVGNFDGTADRTGESEITITVGAEGNNGTYAFDPPAVRVDPGTTVVWEWSGKGNAHNVVAEDGSFESELTTDAGHTFEQTFEATGVYKYACVPHEMMGMKGVVVVGGRGSGGGAGESSGYDFEDLFALGSGLGLVGALFATFALGSRNSVGGPEDHS